The nucleotide sequence TGGTAATTGAACTGCAAAACAAGTTCCCTGACTTGCCACTTATTTGCGACCCTTCGCATATCACCGGCAAACGCGATATGATTTTTGATGTATCGCAAACGGCTCTCGACTTAAACTTCGATGGCTTGATGATTGAAACGCACTGTACCCCTGATGCTGCGTGGAGCGATGCAGCACAACAGATTACCCCTGAACGCCTCATACAAATAATGAAGGATTTGCGCATTCGCGAGGCTTCGGTATCTGAGGAAGACTATGTGAGTAAGTTAAGTAATTTGCGTTCGCGCATTGATATACTGGACAATAAATTATTGGATTTACTGAAAAGACGTATGGAGGTAGCCGATGAGATTGGAATGCTGAAAAAAGCGAACAATGTAGCGATTTTACAAAACCAACGTTGGCACGAAATTCTTGGCAAAATGATATCAGAAGGCGAACAACGCAACCTAAGTGAGGATTTAGTGATTCAGGTATTTAAGGCAATTCACCAGGAGTCTATCAATAGACAGGAGAGAGTGGTTAAGAGTTAAAAAAGAAAAACGAAAAAATATAGAATGATATTTGCTTTTAAATAGAAAAGTCGTACATTTGTTGCGAAAAACTAATTGTATAAAATGACTATGGAAAAAACTGTCAAACGTTTTTTAGACGTAATACTTGAACAAGCAACTCCTCTTATTGCAAGTCTCAACAAAGGCGTTTCGGATACCCAAATAGCGGTATTTGAGGCGGAAATGGGTATTACTTTGCCTTCTGAGGTGAGAAAGCTATACCAGACTTTCAACGGGCAAAAAGAAGGCGAAAACGATATATTCTTCTTAAATGGGTTGCGTTTTATTCCCTTAGAAGAAATCAAACGCACCCAAGAACACTGGCTTGAGCAATTGGAGAGTGTGCCTAATTGGCAGTCACTCCGCTTTGATGAAGAAGAGGCAATTGATATGTGCTGGGACAAGGTAGTGAAAAACCAATTTTATAATCCTAAATGGATTCCGTTCCTCTCCAATGGGGCGCGCTTTATGTTCATAGACCTCGATCCCGATGAAGAAGGCGTGATAGGTCAGATAGGAGAAATAGATTTGGTGTTGGACTCTATAGAAGCCTCTTTTATGGATTTGTACCACGACTCTATGGAAGATTGGCTCGAATTCCTTACTGATGATATCGAAAAGGGAATCGTGTACTACGACAACGAGATGCACTCGCTCATTGAAGCCGTTTCTTATGATGAAGAAAACGATTTGCCTAATATCTTTGCCCCTACCCCCGATTATATATCGGAAGGAGGCTCTAACGTCTATAACTATTCCGAAAAAGATAGAAGCGATTTTGTATTGCCCGACCGTACTTGTGTGTATATGGACGAAATTTGCGACCATTTCGAAAAATATATCGGCAAAATAGACAGCGTTTTCCACGAAATCCTCTCAGAATACGTGCATATAGATGTACATTGGATCAAACCTACCCCCGAAACCCCTTACCACGTGCTTTTTACTACCGGTATGAGCGACTACCCGATGTATTTGCCCGAAGGCTTAGATGACCCGAACGATTATAGCCACGCCGAGTTAATGGTCTATCTCCCCGTCGATTGGCCTATCAGCGATGAGGCTTTTAAAGACGACGATAACTATTGGCCTATCTACTTTCTTAAAATGATATCACGTTTTCCTCATCAGTACAAAACGTGGATGGCAGAAGGGCACACTATCCCCAATGGTCCCGATGCCGAGCCTATTGCTAATACCGATTTCGGTTGTATACTGCTAATGCCCCCTTACTTATCGGCTCCACAGGACTTCTTAAAGTTACACACCAAAGACGGTACAATTATCAATTTCTATTGTATTTTGCCTATTTATCCAGAAGAAATGGATTTAAAATTAGAAGAAGGTGTTGACGAGCTTCTCAGTCTTTTTGATGAATACCAAATCTCCGAAGTTATAGATATTCACCGCAAGAACGTAGCTTTATAAAACAAGTATAAAAAAACAGATGAAACATAAAGGTCTCATCTGTTTTTCTTTAATATCTCTGCTAGTATCTTCTTAGCTCTTAGCAGGGTAATCTTCACACTGCTCATCGTTGATTGCATTTCTTCGGCAATCTCTTTATAGCTTTTTTCGTGCAGATAGCGCAGTTGTATTGCCGTTCGGTAAGGCTCTTTCATTTGTTTTATACTCTTTAGCAAATAATCAAACTGCTGTTCCATAATGAGGCTATCCTCTATGATAGGAGTCTCATCTATGAGCGTTTTAGATTGTTTTTCCTCTCGGTCTAAGTGCAATAGCGACTCATTTTGCTTTCTCAGGTTATCTATGTGAATATTTTTGGAAATAGTGAAGAGCCAAGTGCGGAATGAGTATTGTTCATCGTAAGTATGGAGCTTGTCGAAAGCCTTAGCAAATGTTTGTATGCTAATATCCTCTGCCTCTACCTCATTATTTACACGCTTGAGCTGAAAGTTGTACACATCAGTCCAAAACTCGTCTAGCAACCAGCTAAAAGCTCGTTGTTTACCTGCTTTTGCAGCGACTATATTTTCAGCAAGTGCCTCTGCCATTATTTGTTGTTTCTACACTCTTGTTCATCGGGCAAACGACCGCAGAAACTGCAAGGCTCTCCTTCAGGATTTAGATGTGGATTTTGGCTCGCACAAGTACCGGCAAACTTACCGTCTTTCTTGCCCCAAATCTTAATTGCCATACCTACTACACACAATAGCAATATGCCAATGGTTAATAATATCAATTTCATTATCTTTACATTTTATTAATTATCTCTTATCTGAGAGAAAAAAGGCTCTCTACGGCGGGAACTCTCTCACAAGTAAAACCTTCCGCAAAATCTGTACCAATTAGCCTGCCCCAGTCGCGTGCTCTGTAAGTAACGCTGTCTAAAAAATTCCTGTCCGAAATAGGAGTGGTAGGTTCATTACTATTGCTGTCGTAAAACTGAGAGCTGTACGCCAATACGGCATTCACTTTGGCTTCCATAAATCCTGTGATATCTACCACAAAATCAGGGACTGTATTCTTCCACTGAATGTAGTGATACACTACTTTAGGACGCCAAGCCATTTGTGCTACACCATCGAGAGTACTTTCAATACGTCGTAAACCGCTGAGAAAACAAGCGTCACTCACTAGTTTGCTACCTTTGCCGTGGTCGATATGGCGGTCGTCTATAGCATTGCAAAGCACTATTTCGGGCTGATATTGACGTATTTTCTTGATAATCTCCATTTGGTGAGCTTCATCATTTACAAAAAAGCCATCACGGAATTTTAAATTCTCGCGTACTATTGCTCCTAATAGCTCTTTGGCTTTAGTTGCCTCTTGATGGCGTATTTCGGCACTGCCACGCGTACCTAATTCGCCTTGTGTTAAGTCGATAATGCCTACCGTCCTGCCTAAGCTAATCTCTTTGGCAATGGTGCCTGCAGCCCCTAATTCTACATCATCGGGGTGCGCCCCAAAAGCTAATATATCTAATTTCATCTTGTTATTTGTTAATTGTCTCTTTTATTTCTGTTGCAATTTTGTTTAACATCTCATACCTATAGCGGTAGAGCGACCTCTTGCTCGATTTGATTTCTTCCATTGGTTTGCAGTGCATTTCAATAGGGAGCTTGAACCACCCATCTTTATCGGGAATGCCATCGGCTTCTTTCCACAGCGTGTCATAACTAAAAGAGAGTTTGTGCAACCATTCTATATGGATAAAGTGTTTTTTGTTATGTGCCTGAATTTTACTGCCTACCCCATACAAAGCAGTGCAGCCTAATTGCCTGCTAAGTTCCTGAATGATAAATATCATCAGGGCTTTAGGACGAAGAGCATACATTTGTTTTTGTAATTCCTTGATAGCATTCTCGGTTTCGGCACTTTTATTACCTTGCACACAGCCTATACGACATACCCATCCCTCATTTTCTTTGTCAATCACAAAAGAAGCTTCACAGATAGCCTCCTGATAACTATCACAATGCAACGAGACCACTAATTCTCCCTCTTTGCGGAAACGTTCATTGTATCCGAGGTATATTTGTCCCTTTTCGCCGTTGTATTTCATTGTGAACTCAGCCAATTTGATAGGCTTTTCTTCTTGGATAACACGCGTCAAAAAAGGCTGTTGCTTGATAAAAGCATAACAACTCAGCAAGGCTTTAGTTCGTTCTTTCTTGCCCCATTTGGTAGACATATACACCCTAAAAGGCTTAAAATAAATACGAGGACGGTGTGAAAGCACCCATTTATACTCTTCTGATTGTATCAAGCTGAACCATTTTTTAGCAAATGGGATATTTAACAAGGTGTGGAAGAGTATCTTGTTCTTTTGTTTTTTGATGTATTTAGGATTTTCGTTGGCAAAACTATGTTCTGTCAAAGCTAAAGCATCGTGTAGTAGTTTTCTTGTCGTCATTAATTCTCGATTGTTAATTGTTTATAGAGGCTCGTTTTCCAGCCTTTTTTATCAATATATTGCAACAACTGCTCGAAGCGTGCTATCATCTGCTCACCACTGTTACGCATTACATAAGCAGGAAAATTAAATTCTTTTTGGTGTAAATTTGTAAATTCCCAAGGATGGAAGTACAAAGTAGCATAGCCTGTAGAAGCTACACATCTATTCAGCAAAAACTTATAAATCCACAAAGGAAAATTATGAAATGATAACCAAAATAGAGGAATTCTAAACCAACTTACCGCTGTAGGGATTTGCCATAAGCCATTTTCTTTGAAAAAACGCTTTGGTACGTGTAATTTGTTGTATCTTCCTGGTAAAAAAGTAGGATTTACCGATGAATTGTATTGATAACCGGCTTTTTTTACCTCCTCAGCACTTACTTCAAGCATTCTCGGCATACGCAATCCCTCAATAGTTACCCCAAATTGTTGTTCTAAAGCTTCTTTAGAACTTTTGAGGTGTGCATTTTCAAATTCGGAATGATAATAAGTGTGTGAGGCTAATTCGTGCCCTTCGCTGAGAAGTCGCTCTATAAGGTCGGGGACTTGCTGGGCAAAGACTACTGTTGAAAAGAAAGTAGCCTTGGCGTTGTGTTTTTTGAGCAGATCTAATATAGCGGTAAGCCCCTCACGTGAAATGGCTATTTGTCGCTCGAAAGCAATGTCGTAGCCGTATTCCTTGGGCATATCAAACTCTTCTATGTCGAAACTTAAATAAATCATTTTTATAGTTATTAGTTTCCTCTGTAAGTAGAATAACCATATGGAGATAATGTAATCGGGATGTGATAATGTTGATTATCTTTTATCTCAAAAACTACTTCTATAAAGGGATAAAATGTTTTTTGTTTCAACTTTTCAAAATAAGGAGTAATATAAAAAGTGAGTTTATAAACCCCATTATTATTTTTATTAGATTCTTCTTTCAAAAAATCTTTAATTCTCCCATTGTTATCTGTGTATTTCTCATCTATCAATACCCAGTTTTGATTTTTATCTTGCTTAGATAGAGCTATCTTTACATTTGGAGCAGGTTTGCCTTGTGAAATATCTAAAATATGACTTGATAATTGATATTTCTCTTGTGCTTGGATAAATGTGTTAAAAAGTATTAGCAATATTAGAATTGGATTTCTCATTTTTATATGTTTTTATTTACAATTTTTCTTCTTGAATAATATAACAAGGTCGGTCTTTAGTTTGTTTAAAGATTTTTCCTATGTAAATACCTATGATACCTAAAATGATGAGTTGTAACCCGCCAAAGAAAACAATCGTCATAATCAGTGAAGCCCAGCCCGATATTTCAGTACCACTTGCAAAGGCGTATATCACGTAAGGAATGTACAATAGTGATAGGGCAGAAAATACAAAGCCTAAAAATACAGCGAAATATAAGGGTTTGATGCTGAAAGCAGTAACACCTGTAATTGCTAATTGTAGCATCTTCTTAACCGTGTATTTACTTTCACCTGCAAAACGAGAAGCTGCAGTGTAAGGGATATAAGTTTGGCGAAATCCTACCCAAGGTACGATGCCTCGCAAGAAAGGTTCATTTTCTCTCATCGAGCGAATGACCTCTACCACTGATTGGTCTAAGAGTCTAAAATCAGCTGAACCTTCTTTGATTTCTATATCCGAAAGCAGATTGAGAAGTTTGTAAAACTGTTGAGAGCTTTTTTGTTTCTCTTTAGGGGTATCCGCGGGATAGGTACGCAAAGTTGCGACTACTTGATAGCCTTCTTCCCATTTGGCAATGAGTTCGGGTAAAAGGGCAGGAGGGTGTTGCAAATCGCAATCCATAGAGATAACAGCATCAGCAAACGAGTGGTCTAATCCTGCTTTTACTGCTAATTGATGACCAAAGTTACGCGAAAACGATAGATATTTCACGCGCACATCACTTTCAACTAAAGATTTGAGCACCTCAAGAGAATTATCGCTGCTGCCGTCGTTCACAAAAAGCAAAGTATAGCTATAATCAGAGAGTTTTTCAGTAAAGACACTCTTTATAGCCTCATATAACGGACGTATATTTTCACTTTCGTTATAACACGGTACTATTATTTCTATTGTTTTCATCTTTTTTATCTCTTACCTGAATAAATAACATTTCATACACTATTGCAAGCCAAACCAAGGTTACAGGTACAGCTCTTAGTGAATATCGGATAATGTAAGGTTCTTTCAGTGGTTTGAATAAATCAGTAGGGGAGAGTGAGCCTAACATAGCCAATACCAATAAGGTTATTTTGAGTTTAGGATGGAGCTCACTTACCATAAACCATATCCCAATTCCCACATAAGCTATTACATAAGTGCTATTTTCAGTGCCTGTACTAAACAAACATAGGAAAATACTCACTGAAGCTAATAATAGCAATCTAAAATTGAGATTTTTGTACTGCTGAATGCGCAAATAAGGCAGAGCAAACAGCCCTAATCCAATGAGAATGACTATACTGTTGTTGTTATAAATCCCTGTGCGTTGCAAAAAGCCTAAAAGTGATAGGTTTTGCAGGTTGTAAGTGGTGGTATTTAGGTTGGATACATTCTTTTCAGCCAAAGAAGCATACCAATCAAAATACTGAGAAACTACATAATCGGGTGAAGAGTAGAGCATTGGCAAACAAAATAAAGCGATGAGCCAAAATAATCCTGACCAAATAAATCGCCATTTGTCCTTAGCAAAGAAGAAAAATGCTAAGCCTACAATGCCGTAGATTTTGGTGAGTGTGCCTATTACAATGAGCAAGGTTGCCCAATGACTCTGCCTGCGTTCTATAAACACAAAAGCACCTACTAATAGTGCTATCACGCTGATATTAAACTGTTGCATAGCTGCCGCAGTATACAAATCGTGTGCAGCAATAAGCAGTATGGCAATGATCGCTTTTTTAGAGAGAGGCAATTGCCTAATTGCCCAATACAAGAAAGCTGTATTTGCTATTATCCACAAAGTACAACCTATCCACTTGGGTAACAAGGCAAAAGGAGCTATAACTGCACTGAAAAAGATACCGTAATGATTTGTATCGAAATACTCATCGGGGTAAGGAAGGTAGAGGGGCAATTGCTTGAGAGTATGCCAAAACACCCCATCAAAAATTAGGTAGTTGTTGAACTTGCATGCTATCCACACGTTCTGCACCACAGTTGCCAGCGCAAGAGCAAACCATAGTATTGTTATAAAGCGGTAATTTTCAAATAGTTTTTTTAGCATTGTTATCAGTGTTATTTTTCAATCCATTGTATTACTTCATCACTGGATGGTAAAGTTTTAGGGTCGATTACCTTTTCTAACTTGCCATCTCTGCCAATGAGGTATTTTTGAAAATTCCATTTTACTTTAGAATCTTCTACTCCGTTCTTTGATTTTTGTGTAAGAAACTGATATAGAGGGTGCATATTCTTTCCTTTTACCGATATTTTGCTCATCATCGGGAATGTTACTCCATAGTTGATACTGCAAAATGAAGCAATTTGTTCATTACTACCAGGTTCTTGCCCTAAGAAATTATTAGCGGGGAATCCTATAATGACAAAATCTTTGTCTTTATACTGCTTATAGAGGGCTTCAAGCTCTTTGTATTGGGGAGTGAGACCGCATTTTGACGCAGTATTAACAATCATTACTTTCTTGCCTTTGAGGTCGGCAAGGACAAAGGGTTTGCCATTGATATCTTCTACAGTAAACTGATAAATAGTTTGATTATCAGCGTTGTTTTGAGCTTGTAGATTTTCCATAGTGAGGGTGAATAAAGTGATAATAAAAATGAAGTATTTCATAGAAAAATTAAAATTTGTGGCAAAGTTACGTAAAAGGTTTGATTTATTAAAGAAAAACTTTATTTTTGCCAAAAAATTAATGACTATGTTTTCAGAAAAAGCCTTTAAAATATTTGAAGAAAGTATCGCGCAATACCACATTGCGGACGATGTATATCAGCCTTTTGTAAACCCTTATCCATCAACTGACTTGCTCAATCACTTGCTTTATCGCAAGAATTGGATTGACACCGTGCAATGGCATTATGAGGATATTATTCGCGACCCGAACATCGACCCAGTGGTAGCCCTCGACCTCAAACGCAAAATCGATGCTTCTAACCAGGATCGTACCGATATGGTAGAGTATATAGATAGCTACTTTTTAGACTTGTATAAGGAGGTGAAACCACTTCCTGAGGCTACTATCAACACCGAGAGTCCTGCGTGGGCAGTGGATAGGCTTTCAATTTTAGCACTGAAAATCTATCATATGCAGGAAGAAGTAAACCGCCCCGATGCCACTCCTGAGCATCGTGCTAAATGCCAAGAAAAACTCAATGTACTGCTCGAACAGAAAAAAGATCTTTCAACGGCTCTCAACCAACTTTTAGACGATATCGCTGCCGGTCGCAAGTATATGAAAGTCTATAAACAAATGAAGATGTACAATGATGAGGAGTTGAACCCCGTTTTGAGAAAAAAATAACTCTGAATTTTAAATAAAAAAACTGCCTCAAACAAATTGAGGCAGTTTTTTTATTTGCTAATTTTCAAATTTGCTAATTATCGAATACTTGCTTTGAGGTATTCACGGTTGAGGCGTGCAATATTTTCAAGTGAAATACCTTTAGGGCATTCTACTTCGCAAGCTCCTGTATTGGTACAGTTACCAAAACCTTCGTGCTCCATTTGGTTTACCATATTGAGTACACGCTCAGTAGCCTCTACACGACCTTGAGGAAGGAGGGCAAATTGCGATACTTTGGCAGCCACAAACAGCATAGCCGAAGAGTTTTTACAAGTAGCCACACAAGCCCCACAACCTATACAAGCCGCAGCATCCATAGAGCGGTCGGCATCGCGTTTAGGGATAGGAATAGCGTTGGCATCTTGGGTATTACCAGAAGTGTTCACAGAGATATATCCCCCTGCTTGTTGAATGCGTTCAAAAGCAGTTCTATCTACCATCAAGTCTTTGATAACAGGGAAAGCAGTAGCGCGCCAAGGTTCAATAGTGATGGTATCACCATCTTTGAACATACGCATATGCAACTGACAAGTAGTTACCCCACGGTCGGGTCCGTGAGCTTCCCCATTGATGAAGAGAGAGCACATACCGCAAATACCTTCACGGCAATCGTGGTCGAATGCTACAGGTTCTTCTCCTTTTTCAATGAGTTGTTCGTTGAGTACATCCAACATTTCCAAAAAAGACATATGGTCTGAAATGTTGGTTACTTTATAATCTACCATACGACCTTTCTCTTGCGAGTTTTTTTGTCGCCACACTTTGAGTGTTAGGTTCATCGTTGCCATATCTTTCTATTTATAACTACGTTGTTTAAGTTCAATATCTTTAAATACAAGAGGTTCTTTATGCATTACCTCTTCACTAGGGTTGTAGGTATTCACTACTTCTTTAGGATTACCAGTGTATTGCCAAGCGGCTACATAAGCATAGTTTTTGTCGTCGCGGAGAGCTTCACCATCAGGAGTTTGATATTCTTCGCGGAAGTGACCACCACAAGACTCATTACGTTCTAAAGCGTCTTTAGCAAATAACTCACCAAGTTCAAGGAAGTCGGCTACACGACCTGCTTTTTCAAGCTCTACGTTCATACCAGTGAGTTCACCAGGTACTTTTACGTTTTTCCAGAAATCTTCGCGTATTTCGCGTATTTCTTTGATAGCTTCTTTCAAGCCTTCAGCATTACGCGCCATACCTACTTTATCCCACATCACTTTACCAAGTTTTTTGTGGAAGTAATCTACAGAGTGGGTACCCTTATTGTTGATGAAGTAAGCCAAACGTTCTTTTACGATGCGTTCTGCTTCGTCAAACTCAGGGGTATCAGTAGGGATTTTACCGGTACGGATATCAGCGGATAAGTAATCGCCAATAGTGTAAGGTAATACAAAGTAACCATCAGCTAAACCTTGCATCAAGGCAGAAGCTCCTAAGCGGTTTGCCCCGTGGTCGGAGAAGTTTGCCTCACCGATAGCATAACAACCAGGTATAGTGGTCATCAAGTTGTAATCTACCCAAATACCACCCATAGTGTAGTGAGTAGCAGGATAAATCATCATTGGAGTTTTATAAGGGTTTTCGGCTACAATCTTTTCGTACATTTGAAAAAGGTTACCGTATTTAGCTTCTACGATTTTTTCACCACGCTTGGTAACTTCTTCTTTAGTAGGTTCTACGCCGTGAATTTTACATTGTTCTTTACCGTAACGTTCGATAGCAGAAGAGAAATCCAAATAAACAGCTTCACCTGTTTCGTTTACTCCATAGCCTGCATCGCAACGTTCTTTAGCAGCACGTGAAGCTACGTCACGAGGCACGAGGTTACCGAAAGCAGGATAACGGCGTTCCAAGTAGTAATCGCGGTCTTCTTCAGGGATTTCAGTAGGTTTTTTGCGTTTTTCGCGTATCGCTACAGCATCTTCCATTTTCTTAGGCACCCAAATACGTCCGTCGTTACGCAAAGATTCAGACATCAAAGTCAATTTAGACTGATAGTCACCTGAACGAGGGATACAAGTAGGGTGGATTTGAGTGAAGCAAGGGTTAGCAAAGTAAGCACCTTTTTTGTGGATTTTCCAAGCTGCGGTAGCGTTAGAGCCCATCGCATTGGTTGAAAGGAAGTATACGTTACCATAACCACCAGAAGCGATAACCACCGCGTGAGCAGAGTGGCGTTCAATTTCACCAGTAACAAGGTTACGAGCGATGATACCACGAGCTTTGCCGTCTACTATTACCACATCGAGCATTTCGTGGCGGTTGTACATATCTATTTTACCACGAGCAATTTGGCGGTTCATTGCGGCATAGCAACCGAGCAAAAGCTGTTGTCCTGTTTGACCTTTGGCATAGAAAGTACGAGAAACCAATACCCCACCGAAAGAGCGGTTATCAAGTAGCCCACCATAATCACGAGCGAAAGGTACGCCTTGCGCCACACATTGGTCGATGATATTGCCAGATACCTCAGCAAGGCGATATACGTTAGCCTCACGAGCGCGGTAGTCGCCCCCTTTTACAGTATCGTAGAACAAGCGATAGTTAGAGTCGCCATCGCCCATATAGTTTTTAGCGGCATTGATACCCCCCTGAGCAGCGATAGAGTGCGCGCGGCGAGGAGAATCTTGGTAAGCGAATGCTTTTACGTTGTAGCCTAATTCAGCGAGGGTAGCTGCAGCCGAACCTCCTGCCAAGCCAGTACCTACCACAATCACATCGATATTACGCTTGTTAGCAGGGTTTACGAGGTTGATATGGTCTTTATATTTCGTCCATTTGTCCGCTATAGGACCTTCAGGAATTTTAGAATCTAATGTACTCATAAAATTAAGCATTTAAGTGATTAAAATAATGGAAGAGGGCGATGAAGATAAAGCCTCCACAGATAATGTAAGAATACCAATTGCCAACGCAGCTGATAAACTTTTTGCGCTCATCGTCTTTCCAGCCCATAGATTGGAAAGATGATTGAAAACCGTGTAGCAAGTGCAAAGCCAAAGCGATAAAGGCTAACACATAAATACCTACACGCACAGGGTTGTGGAATTTCTCTACTAATTCTCCGTAGTAGCGGTCGGGGTTTGGAGGTAATTGCTCGATGTACTTGTAGTTCATTTCGCCTACCCAAAAATCATAGAGGTGCAACCCTAAGAAGAGAAGAATCACCACTCCTGTGATAATCATATTACGAGACATCCAAGTGGAGTTAGCCCCCCCATTATAGCTGTAATATGCCTCACTACCACGAGCTTTTTTGTTTTGGATTTCCAAGACAAATCCCATAATGAAGTGGAACAACACCCCAGCGAGCAATACAGGTTGCAAAGCAAACTGAATAAGAGGATTGGTGCCCATAAAATGAGATAGCTCGTTGAAAGTACTCTCGCTAATCACAGAGGTGAAGTTTACCGCAAAGTGAATGATTAGAAAGAGAATGAGAAAGAGTGCCGAAAGAGCCATCGTCACCTTTCTTGCAACAGATGTTTTAAATAATCCTGCCATTCTTTTATAGTTTTATATATGTATATATTACGTTAAACAATTTCGCTACAAAAGTACGGCATTTTTATCAGTTGTACAATAAAAAATGTACAAAAACCTTAATTTATATTCGGTTTAAAGAAGGAAATAAGAGTTAGTAGCTGAAATTGATTTATTAAGAGGAGATTAACATTCTGTATCGCTTTTTTTATTCTTTATAATTTCGTTCTTCTCAATCTTAAAGCATTACTTATAACACTTACAGAGCTAAAGCTCATTGCTAAGGCACCCAACATAGGAGAAAGCAAGATACCAAAAATAGGGTATAGCACTCCTGCAGCAACGGGGATACCTACAACGTTGTATACCAAAGCAAAAAATAGGTTTTCGTGTATGTTTTTCATTACTGCTTTGCTGAGTTTTTTAGCTTTTACAATACCATTTAAATCGCCTTTTACTAAGGTGATTTCAGCACTTTCTATAGCGATATCAGTACCGGTGCCCATTGCGATGCCTACGTTAGCTTGTGCCAAAGCAGGAGCATCGTTGATACCATCGCCTGCCATTGCTACGATTTTTCCTTCAGCTTGCAAACGCGCTACTTCAGCTTGTTTGTTTTGAGGGAGCATACCAGCTTTGTAGTTGCTGATGCCTATTTCTTTGGCAATAGCTGCAGCTGTAAGCGAATTATCGCCTGTAAGCATTACAATTTCTACTCCCAAGTCCTGCAACTCTTGTAAGGCTTGAACAGTAGAGGTTTTTACTCTATCGGTGATGGTTACTACCCCAATGATTTCTTTTTCTATGGCGAGAAGTGAAACGGTTTTTCCTGCTGCTTGCGCTGTTTTTACCACAGTTTGTATTTCTTCGGATAAAGGAGCACCGATTTCTTCCATCAATCGTTCATTGCCAAAGAAAAAATTTTTTCCTTCGTAAGAGGCTTTTACCCCTCTGCCCGCCAAGGCTTCAAAGTTAGTAAAGGATAGGGGAGTAGCACCTTGTGCTTGAGTGTATGCATTGGTAGCTTTTGCTAAAGGGTGTTCACTGTGCTGAT is from Capnocytophaga ochracea DSM 7271 and encodes:
- a CDS encoding glycosyltransferase family 87 protein, encoding MLKKLFENYRFITILWFALALATVVQNVWIACKFNNYLIFDGVFWHTLKQLPLYLPYPDEYFDTNHYGIFFSAVIAPFALLPKWIGCTLWIIANTAFLYWAIRQLPLSKKAIIAILLIAAHDLYTAAAMQQFNISVIALLVGAFVFIERRQSHWATLLIVIGTLTKIYGIVGLAFFFFAKDKWRFIWSGLFWLIALFCLPMLYSSPDYVVSQYFDWYASLAEKNVSNLNTTTYNLQNLSLLGFLQRTGIYNNNSIVILIGLGLFALPYLRIQQYKNLNFRLLLLASVSIFLCLFSTGTENSTYVIAYVGIGIWFMVSELHPKLKITLLVLAMLGSLSPTDLFKPLKEPYIIRYSLRAVPVTLVWLAIVYEMLFIQVRDKKDENNRNNSTVL
- a CDS encoding glutathione peroxidase; protein product: MKYFIFIITLFTLTMENLQAQNNADNQTIYQFTVEDINGKPFVLADLKGKKVMIVNTASKCGLTPQYKELEALYKQYKDKDFVIIGFPANNFLGQEPGSNEQIASFCSINYGVTFPMMSKISVKGKNMHPLYQFLTQKSKNGVEDSKVKWNFQKYLIGRDGKLEKVIDPKTLPSSDEVIQWIEK
- a CDS encoding DUF4254 domain-containing protein, producing the protein MFSEKAFKIFEESIAQYHIADDVYQPFVNPYPSTDLLNHLLYRKNWIDTVQWHYEDIIRDPNIDPVVALDLKRKIDASNQDRTDMVEYIDSYFLDLYKEVKPLPEATINTESPAWAVDRLSILALKIYHMQEEVNRPDATPEHRAKCQEKLNVLLEQKKDLSTALNQLLDDIAAGRKYMKVYKQMKMYNDEELNPVLRKK
- a CDS encoding succinate dehydrogenase/fumarate reductase iron-sulfur subunit, coding for MATMNLTLKVWRQKNSQEKGRMVDYKVTNISDHMSFLEMLDVLNEQLIEKGEEPVAFDHDCREGICGMCSLFINGEAHGPDRGVTTCQLHMRMFKDGDTITIEPWRATAFPVIKDLMVDRTAFERIQQAGGYISVNTSGNTQDANAIPIPKRDADRSMDAAACIGCGACVATCKNSSAMLFVAAKVSQFALLPQGRVEATERVLNMVNQMEHEGFGNCTNTGACEVECPKGISLENIARLNREYLKASIR
- a CDS encoding fumarate reductase/succinate dehydrogenase flavoprotein subunit, which encodes MSTLDSKIPEGPIADKWTKYKDHINLVNPANKRNIDVIVVGTGLAGGSAAATLAELGYNVKAFAYQDSPRRAHSIAAQGGINAAKNYMGDGDSNYRLFYDTVKGGDYRAREANVYRLAEVSGNIIDQCVAQGVPFARDYGGLLDNRSFGGVLVSRTFYAKGQTGQQLLLGCYAAMNRQIARGKIDMYNRHEMLDVVIVDGKARGIIARNLVTGEIERHSAHAVVIASGGYGNVYFLSTNAMGSNATAAWKIHKKGAYFANPCFTQIHPTCIPRSGDYQSKLTLMSESLRNDGRIWVPKKMEDAVAIREKRKKPTEIPEEDRDYYLERRYPAFGNLVPRDVASRAAKERCDAGYGVNETGEAVYLDFSSAIERYGKEQCKIHGVEPTKEEVTKRGEKIVEAKYGNLFQMYEKIVAENPYKTPMMIYPATHYTMGGIWVDYNLMTTIPGCYAIGEANFSDHGANRLGASALMQGLADGYFVLPYTIGDYLSADIRTGKIPTDTPEFDEAERIVKERLAYFINNKGTHSVDYFHKKLGKVMWDKVGMARNAEGLKEAIKEIREIREDFWKNVKVPGELTGMNVELEKAGRVADFLELGELFAKDALERNESCGGHFREEYQTPDGEALRDDKNYAYVAAWQYTGNPKEVVNTYNPSEEVMHKEPLVFKDIELKQRSYK
- a CDS encoding succinate dehydrogenase cytochrome b subunit — protein: MAGLFKTSVARKVTMALSALFLILFLIIHFAVNFTSVISESTFNELSHFMGTNPLIQFALQPVLLAGVLFHFIMGFVLEIQNKKARGSEAYYSYNGGANSTWMSRNMIITGVVILLFLGLHLYDFWVGEMNYKYIEQLPPNPDRYYGELVEKFHNPVRVGIYVLAFIALALHLLHGFQSSFQSMGWKDDERKKFISCVGNWYSYIICGGFIFIALFHYFNHLNA